A genomic window from Punica granatum isolate Tunisia-2019 chromosome 2, ASM765513v2, whole genome shotgun sequence includes:
- the LOC116197666 gene encoding serine carboxypeptidase-like 7, with the protein MASSSSSSAKRNTALSFFPLLLLSLFGSAFAGNIVKTLPGYPGPLPFTLETGYISVGEVEFFYYFVHSQGKPASDPVLLYMNGGPGCTGLNGFIFQTGPLKFNLSDYTGGLPTLLNEPNAWTKTSNIIYLDAPVGAGFSYATTAASYSSDDSLTAQQIHIFVRKWLIEYPSFQSNPFFIASDSYAGIITPMLAQNILQGNEALITPLVRLKGYVLSCPHTDTDVETNSKIPFAHRMTLISDALYKAVKTSCNDYYVESTSANCTEDLAAVNECIELINRQNILEPYCAFLSPESHEAFKSAASAKHRRALQEFTKDYLVSFPRPRDLWCRNFNYLLIDIWLTYPSVQAALHVRPGTIVGEVFRCNVTLDYTVNVNTVVEYHKNLMARGMQVLVFSGDHDMVIPHLAVETWIKRLNLTTDFSWRPWFVDGQVAGYTVKYTNEGARLTYATLKGSGHSPPEYKRKECYMMYDRWIHYYPL; encoded by the exons atggcttcttcttcttcttcttcagccaAACGAAACACCGCCCTCTCCTTCTttcctctgcttcttctttCACTTTTCGGGTCTGCATTTGCGGGCAACATCGTCAAGACACTCCCGGGGTACCCCGGTCCACTGCCTTTCACTCTCGAGACCGG GTACATAAGTGTGGGAGAGGTCGAGTTTTTCTACTACTTCGTTCACTCGCAAGGGAAGCCAGCATCCGACCCGGTTCTGCTGTACATGAATGGAGGCCCGGGTTGCACAGGCCTGAATGGTTTCATATTCCAAACTG GGCCATTGAAATTTAATCTCTCCGATTACACTGGAGGATTGCCCACTTTACTCAATGAGCCTAATGCATGGACCAAG ACATCCAACATTATATACTTGGATGCACCAGTCGGCGCCGGGTTCAGTTATGCAACAACAGCAGCATCTTACAGCTCCGATGATTCATTAACAGCTCAGCAAATCCATATCTTCGTAAGAAAG TGGCTGATTGAATACCCGAGCTTCCAGTCAAACCCCTTCTTTATCGCGAGCGATTCGTATGCCGGTATAATCACTCCGATGCTCGCCCAAAACATTCTGCAGG GAAATGAAGCCTTAATCACACCGCTCGTACGTCTTAAA GGATATGTACTTAGCTGCCCCCACACCGACACAGACGTCGAAACCAATTCGAAGATTCCGTTCGCTCACCGGATGACTCTCATATCAGACGCATTGTACAAg GCTGTGAAAACGAGCTGCAATGATTATTATGTGGAGTCGACGAGCGCAAATTGCACAGAGGATCTCGCTGCCGTAAACGAG TGCATTGAGCTGATCAACCGGCAGAACATACTAGAGCCATACTGTGCGTTCCTGTCGCCGGAGTCGCATGAAGCCTTCAAGTCCGCGGCGAGCGCAAAGCACCGGCGAGCCCTCCAGGAATTCACCAAGGATTACCTTGTCTCTTTCCCCAGGCCTCGTGATCTATGGTGCAGG AATTTCAATTATTTGCTCATTGATATATGGCTCACTTATCCAAGCGTGCAAGCAGCTCTTCATGTTCGCCCT GGAACAATTGTTGGAGAAGTTTTCAGGTGCAATGTGACCTTAGATTACACAGTTAACGTAAACACTGTCGTGGAATACCATAAGAACCTCATGGCCAGAGGCATGCAAGTCCTGGTTTTCAG TGGTGATCACGACATGGTTATACCGCACCTTGCTGTCGAAACCTGGATAAAACGTCTCAATCTTACGACCGACTTCAGCTGGAGGCCATGGTTTGTTGACGGTCAAGTCGCAGG GTACACGGTCAAGTACACAAACGAAGGAGCTCGGCTTACATATGCAACTCTCAAG GGATCTGGTCACTCACCGCCGGAGTACAAACGCAAGGAATGCTACATGATGTACGACCGTTGGATTCACTACTATCCTTTGTAA
- the LOC116193968 gene encoding uncharacterized protein LOC116193968 codes for MGGKVRRQNKFKHVILAPFRIMCKAKNFYMKGMEDFAGRVSQGGGVSGPGAAQVPTVPRSFSKRNEDDDEDYRELLRSVSKRNAERQQAMGVTGPPSGVTGMGGMRSYSVGIGKIGRIDEETPCKFEEVPPRAESLYPRSRSQAVGRRNAMFY; via the coding sequence ATGGGAGGCAAGGTGAGAAGGCAGAACAAGTTCAAGCATGTGATCTTGGCGCCCTTTAGGATCATGTGCAAAGCCAAGAACTTTTATATGAAGGGCATGGAAGACTTTGCCGGCCGGGTGAGCCAAGGGGGAGGAGTTAGCGGGCCTGGGGCGGCTCAGGTCCCGACCGTGCCAAGGAGCTTCTCCAAGAGGaatgaggatgatgatgaggattaCCGGGAGCTTCTCCGGTCAGTCTCCAAGAGGAACGCCGAGAGGCAGCAGGCGATGGGAGTAACGGGACCCCCTAGTGGTGTGACTGGCATGGGAGGGATGAGGAGTTACAGTGTTGGGATAGGGAAGATCGGGAGGATCGATGAGGAGACGCCTTGCAAGTTCGAGGAAGTTCCTCCGAGGGCGGAGTCACTGTACCCTAGGAGCAGAAGCCAAGCTGTTGGCAGGAGAAACGCCATGTTTTACTAA
- the LOC116194305 gene encoding uncharacterized protein LOC116194305: MANPAIESLVESIKSKVRALKKKTKSGSKPYVKMAKSSSVKVEIRSRKARKLIDKTLKAADQPGKHSLS; encoded by the coding sequence ATGGCGAATCCAGCGATTGAGAGCTTGGTGGAGTCGATAAAGTCAAAGGTGAGGGcgttgaagaagaagaccaAGAGCGGCAGTAAGCCGTACGTTAAGATGGCCAAAAGCTCGAGCGTGAAGGTGGAGATCCGCAGCCGCAAGGCCCGCAAGCTCATCGACAAGACCCTCAAGGCCGCCGACCAACCCGGCAAGCATAGCCTCTCTTGA